A window of Macrococcus sp. 19Msa1099 genomic DNA:
TGAATATCCACCGGCTACACCGATACAAAAGTTTAGATTTCCAGAACGTAATAGAATTATTAGCGGTCTTGCTCAAGGCATCCTGATCACTGAAGCAAAAGAGAGGAGTGGGAGTTTAATAACGCTGGATCAAGGTTTAGAACAGAATAGGAACATCTATTGTCTGCCAGGACCTATCATTCATGAACTTTCAGCAGGATGTAATAAAAGGATCAAAGAAGGTGCAAAGCTTGTTCAATGTGCACAGGATATTATAGAAGATTATTTTTTTCCTGATATTTCAAAAAATTAAAACTATATTTATGAGTTTTATTTGACAATCACTTACTTATACGTATATTATTTATCATTGAAAACAAATTAAGTAAGAGGGGGATATACAATTGGCAGAAAATCTCGTCATTGTTGAGTCGCCTGCAAAAGCTAAAACCATTGAAAAATATTTAGGGAAGAAATTTAAAGTGGTCGCATCTATGGGGCATGTACGTGATTTACCGCGTAGCCAGATGGGCGTTGATACTGAAAATGATTTTGAACCAAGATATATAACGATTAGAGGAAAAGGGCCTATCGTACAAGATTTAAAAAGACATGCAAAGCGCGCGAAACATGTTTATCTTGCGAGTGACCCGGACCGTGAAGGTGAAGCGATTGCCTGGCATTTGGCACATATACTGAATATAGATGAAAAAGCAGAATCCAGAGTTGTATTTAATGAAATTACAAAGGATGCTGTCAAAGAGAGTTTTAAGCATCCAAGACAAATTGAACAAAATCTTGTTGATGCTCAGCAAGCACGACGTATACTTGACCGTCTCGTAGGTTATAATATTTCTCCGGTATTATGGAAAAAAGTTAAAAAAGGACTTTCGGCTGGCCGTGTTCAATCTGTGGCACTTAAGCTTATTATTGATCGAGAAGAAGAAATCAATGCGTTTAAACCAGAGGAATACTGGACGATTGACGGATTATTTGAATATGATAAAAAACAGTTCAAGGCAAAGTTCTTACATGAGAATAATAAACCTAAGAAATTAAAGCAGGAAGACGACGTTAAAGCAATTGTCAAACAACTGAAATCAGATACATTTAAAGTGACAGATGTCACAAAAAAAGAAAAACTCAGAAATCCTGCACAACCCTTTACTACAAGTTCGCTGCAACAAGAAGCTGCACGTAAGCTTAACTTCAAAGCACGTAAAACAATGATGCTTGCACAACAATTATATGAAGGGATCGACCTTAAGAAACAAGGTACAGTCGGGCTGATTACATATATGCGTACGGATTCTACTCGTATTTCAGATACTGCAAAGAATGAGGCTGCAAGCTATATTGAAGAACATTACGGTAAAGAATTCTTGTCTAAACGCAGAAGTAAGAGTGGAGGTGCCCAAGATGCACATGAAGCAGTACGCCCAACATCGGTGATGCGTACGCCTTCTGAGATGAAAGCGTATCTTTCTAGAGATCAGCTACGCCTATACAAATTGATCTGGG
This region includes:
- the topA gene encoding type I DNA topoisomerase, encoding MQLAENLVIVESPAKAKTIEKYLGKKFKVVASMGHVRDLPRSQMGVDTENDFEPRYITIRGKGPIVQDLKRHAKRAKHVYLASDPDREGEAIAWHLAHILNIDEKAESRVVFNEITKDAVKESFKHPRQIEQNLVDAQQARRILDRLVGYNISPVLWKKVKKGLSAGRVQSVALKLIIDREEEINAFKPEEYWTIDGLFEYDKKQFKAKFLHENNKPKKLKQEDDVKAIVKQLKSDTFKVTDVTKKEKLRNPAQPFTTSSLQQEAARKLNFKARKTMMLAQQLYEGIDLKKQGTVGLITYMRTDSTRISDTAKNEAASYIEEHYGKEFLSKRRSKSGGAQDAHEAVRPTSVMRTPSEMKAYLSRDQLRLYKLIWERFMASQMAAAVIDTVSVDLVQDNIKFRANGQTIKFKGFMSVYIEGQDEETEDGENKLPVLEVGNTVKAVNIDENQHFTQPPPRYTEARLVKTMEEKGIGRPSTYAPTIDTIQKRNYVKVDQKKFYPTELGIIVNESVKEYFPEIIDIDFTVNMETLLDKIASGDMEWKKVVSTFYGDFKTHVERAEAEMEKIEIKDEPAGEDCEKCGSPMVYKMGRYGKFMACSNFPDCRNTKAIVKTIGVPCPKCKDGEVVERKSKKNRIFYGCSNFPECDYISWDKPIARNCPKCDTQLVERKKGKQTQVVCTNCDYDEKPQ